The Candidatus Obscuribacterales bacterium genome contains a region encoding:
- a CDS encoding DUF721 domain-containing protein — protein MTFQSLQHLIHAVETKPQWRSRRSFQALLNCWPEVVGAAVAAQTRPVAIQRQVLIVATSNSAWAQNLSFERLRLLDKLNHHLADYLQADTLQDIRFSTTQWSSPSSITIEQMEDLSTWRLHPSRLPEPVNKPPTRPRCQTSDEAFQRWSSLIQQRSRHLPLCPTCQCPTPPGELQRWSVCSLCAAKGWA, from the coding sequence ATGACGTTTCAATCCTTACAACACCTCATTCACGCCGTTGAAACGAAGCCTCAATGGCGATCGCGCCGCAGTTTTCAAGCCTTGCTCAACTGCTGGCCCGAGGTGGTGGGTGCTGCCGTTGCTGCCCAGACTCGCCCCGTTGCCATCCAACGCCAAGTGTTAATTGTTGCTACATCCAACTCGGCTTGGGCCCAAAACCTCTCCTTTGAACGCCTACGCCTCTTAGACAAGCTCAATCATCACCTCGCTGACTACCTACAAGCCGATACGCTGCAAGACATTCGCTTCTCCACCACCCAATGGTCATCCCCCTCGTCTATCACCATCGAACAGATGGAGGATCTTTCTACTTGGCGGCTCCATCCCAGCCGTCTGCCAGAACCTGTTAACAAGCCTCCCACCCGCCCGCGATGCCAAACGTCTGACGAAGCATTTCAGCGATGGTCGTCCCTGATCCAGCAGCGATCGCGTCACCTACCGCTCTGCCCCACCTGTCAATGCCCCACCCCGCCTGGTGAATTACAGCGCTGGTCAGTATGCTCTCTCTGTGCAGCCAAGGGCTGGGCATAA
- the petN gene encoding cytochrome b6-f complex subunit PetN — MDILTLGWVSLLVVFTFSISMVVWARNGF, encoded by the coding sequence ATGGACATACTGACATTAGGCTGGGTTTCGCTATTAGTGGTCTTCACTTTTTCCATCTCTATGGTGGTTTGGGCCCGGAACGGATTCTAG
- a CDS encoding glycosyltransferase family 4 protein, whose protein sequence is MVKLAIVHEWLVTRAGSEQVVEQILAHYPDADLFSLVEFLPDHLKAFIQHKSVSTSFLQHLPFAKKHFRQYLPLMPLAVEQFDLDNYDVVVSSSHAVAKGVLTRADQLHISYVHTPIRYAWDLHHHYLKGSGLSRGVKAIAVRATLHYLRLWDVATANRVDHFVANSRYIARRIWKTYRRPATVIYPPVAVDRFRPSRQRDDFYLTVSRFVPYKRVDLIVAAFAQLGLPLVVIGDGSDRAKLQPLFTPNITWLGQQPDAVVTDYMQRCKAFVFAAEEDFGITPVEAQAAGAPVIAYGKGGVTETVIPGKTGQLFPEQTIESLIEAITQFETSQQSFDPDMLHEHAAHYSPDRFRREFSTFVDQKWVQFQQGDGIE, encoded by the coding sequence ATGGTAAAGCTGGCGATTGTCCATGAATGGCTGGTGACTCGTGCGGGCTCGGAGCAAGTTGTGGAACAGATTCTGGCCCATTACCCTGATGCCGATCTTTTCAGCTTGGTTGAATTCCTCCCAGATCATCTCAAAGCTTTTATTCAGCACAAATCGGTTTCGACCTCGTTTCTCCAACATCTCCCCTTTGCCAAGAAACACTTTCGGCAATACTTACCGCTGATGCCCCTAGCGGTGGAGCAGTTTGATTTGGATAACTACGATGTGGTGGTGTCCAGTAGCCATGCCGTGGCCAAAGGAGTCTTAACCCGCGCCGATCAACTGCACATCAGCTATGTTCATACACCCATTCGCTATGCTTGGGACTTACATCACCACTACCTCAAGGGCTCTGGGTTGAGTCGAGGCGTGAAAGCGATCGCCGTCCGGGCTACACTCCACTATCTGCGCCTCTGGGATGTTGCCACCGCCAACCGGGTTGACCATTTCGTCGCCAACTCCCGGTACATCGCCCGCCGCATTTGGAAAACCTATCGCCGGCCCGCCACCGTGATTTATCCTCCCGTAGCCGTCGATCGCTTCCGTCCGTCCCGCCAGCGCGATGACTTTTACCTAACTGTGTCTCGCTTCGTGCCCTACAAGCGCGTCGATCTCATCGTGGCCGCCTTTGCTCAGTTAGGTCTACCCTTGGTGGTGATCGGGGATGGCAGCGATCGCGCCAAACTTCAGCCCCTGTTCACCCCCAATATCACCTGGCTGGGCCAACAGCCGGATGCCGTGGTGACCGACTACATGCAGCGCTGCAAGGCCTTTGTATTTGCCGCCGAAGAAGACTTTGGCATCACTCCCGTTGAGGCCCAAGCTGCTGGAGCCCCGGTGATTGCCTATGGCAAAGGCGGCGTCACCGAAACCGTGATTCCGGGGAAGACCGGACAACTCTTTCCGGAGCAAACCATCGAGAGCCTGATCGAAGCGATAACCCAGTTTGAAACTAGCCAGCAGAGCTTTGATCCAGACATGCTGCATGAACATGCTGCACACTATAGCCCAGACCGCTTTCGCAGAGAGTTCTCTACCTTTGTTGATCAAAAGTGGGTGCAATTTCAGCAAGGGGATGGCATAGAGTAA